Proteins from one Octopus bimaculoides isolate UCB-OBI-ISO-001 chromosome 19, ASM119413v2, whole genome shotgun sequence genomic window:
- the LOC106873567 gene encoding zinc finger protein 239, which produces MPYHCDICGEKPYQCDICGESFSTRGNFTTHKRIHTGEKPYHCGICGKSFSVTSNLNAHRSIHTGEKPYHCGICVSANLYNSTDYATCPSQ; this is translated from the exons Atgccttatcactgtgatatatgtg gtgagaaaccataccagtGTGATATCTGCGGTGAATCGTTCTCCACGAGAGGTAATTTCACCACCCACAAACGTATCCACAccggagagaaaccgtatcactgtgGTATATGCGGCAAGTCATTCTCTGTAACTAGTAACTTAAATGCCCACAGaagcattcatacaggagagaaaccatatcattgtggcATCTGTG TCTCTGCAAACTTATACAATAGCACTGATTATGCAACATGTCCATCACAGTGA